Proteins encoded together in one Petrotoga sp. 9PWA.NaAc.5.4 window:
- a CDS encoding alanine--glyoxylate aminotransferase family protein produces MKVPMIMTPGPTYVSEEVRDALSQKITNPDLDLNFYEYYKETCEKVQQLLKTKNNVLILSGEGILGLEASCASLVEPGDKVLCIENGIFGKGFGDFLKIYGGVVDYFTSDYRKAIDLKTLENFLEENHDYKLATFVHCETPSGITNPIEQINSLLKKYGILSIVDAVSSIGGEEIETDKWGIDILLGGSQKCVSAPPGITFLSISEKAWNIILNRKTPITGFYVNLANWKSWYEDKWFPYTPSISDIYGFGVAVERLLEDNGRVERHKKIANAVRKSLISGGLELYPQDNFSNTVTTVVVPMGTSFNDIYNKMLSEHNIMIGGAFDFLKNQVFRIGHMGENCYEDKLYLTLKALDKVLRDLGFELKVKLHKYFIENLDS; encoded by the coding sequence TTGAAGGTTCCAATGATAATGACTCCAGGTCCAACTTATGTAAGTGAAGAGGTGAGAGACGCCCTATCTCAAAAGATAACAAATCCAGATTTGGACCTTAACTTCTATGAATATTACAAAGAAACATGCGAAAAAGTACAACAACTATTAAAAACGAAAAACAATGTTTTAATACTTTCTGGAGAAGGGATATTAGGATTAGAAGCATCCTGTGCTTCTTTAGTAGAACCTGGAGATAAAGTACTTTGTATAGAAAACGGTATTTTTGGAAAAGGGTTTGGTGATTTTTTAAAGATATATGGTGGAGTAGTAGATTACTTTACTTCCGACTACAGAAAAGCTATAGATTTAAAAACTTTGGAGAATTTCTTAGAAGAAAATCACGATTATAAATTAGCAACTTTCGTACATTGTGAAACTCCTTCAGGAATTACTAATCCAATCGAACAAATAAACTCCTTATTAAAAAAATACGGTATTCTTTCGATAGTAGATGCTGTCTCCTCTATAGGTGGAGAAGAAATCGAAACAGATAAATGGGGTATAGATATTCTATTGGGAGGTTCACAAAAATGTGTATCAGCTCCTCCTGGTATTACTTTTTTAAGTATTAGTGAAAAGGCTTGGAATATAATTTTAAATAGAAAAACTCCAATTACGGGATTTTATGTGAACCTTGCTAATTGGAAGAGTTGGTACGAAGATAAATGGTTCCCATATACGCCTTCCATAAGCGATATATATGGTTTTGGTGTTGCGGTTGAAAGATTACTTGAAGATAATGGTCGTGTAGAACGACATAAAAAGATAGCTAATGCAGTAAGAAAGAGTTTAATATCTGGTGGACTTGAATTGTATCCCCAAGATAATTTCTCTAATACCGTAACTACTGTAGTTGTTCCTATGGGAACTTCATTTAACGATATTTATAACAAGATGCTCAGCGAACATAACATAATGATCGGTGGAGCGTTTGATTTTTTAAAAAATCAAGTGTTTAGAATAGGTCACATGGGGGAAAATTGTTATGAAGATAAGCTTTACCTAACTTTAAAAGCATTAGACAAAGTTCTTAGAGATCTTGGCTTTGAATTAAAGGTAAAGTTGCATAAGTATTTTATTGAAAATTTGGATTCTTAA
- a CDS encoding 6-phosphofructokinase yields MVKKNILYAQSGGVTSVINASAYGLINSARRNKSIDKIYVGINGISGILEGKLFDLTEESAEKINALKYTPASAFGSCRHRLKEGDEEGFRKLFKTFKDYNINCFFYNGGNDSMDTANKIDEYAKKIGYDLMVIGMPKTIDNDLYGTDHSPGYGSASKYLAISMLEASIDTRSMSKDSTKIFIMETMGRHAGWLAAATSLAKLNGDFGPQIILLPERIFEEENFLSKVQKEIEGNGYCSIAVSEGIKYKSGAFVSDMGYTDSFGNRQLGDVGRVIANIILTRLGLKVHVAIPDYLQRSGGHIVSKTDQEEAIKIGEKALEYALNGITGYMVTINRLSNDPYEVEYGKVPLFEVANNTKYLPEEYISDDGYNMNEKFIEYAKPLIYGESYPVYQNGIPKYVSFPIK; encoded by the coding sequence GTGGTTAAAAAGAACATTCTTTATGCGCAATCAGGTGGAGTTACTAGTGTAATAAACGCTTCTGCTTATGGACTTATTAATAGTGCAAGAAGAAATAAGTCTATAGACAAAATTTATGTTGGAATTAACGGTATTTCTGGTATCCTTGAAGGGAAATTATTTGATTTGACTGAGGAATCAGCAGAGAAAATAAATGCACTAAAATATACGCCTGCAAGTGCTTTTGGTTCATGCAGGCATAGGTTAAAAGAAGGCGATGAAGAAGGTTTCAGGAAACTTTTTAAAACCTTTAAAGATTATAATATCAATTGTTTTTTTTATAACGGTGGGAATGATTCTATGGACACTGCAAATAAGATAGACGAGTACGCAAAAAAGATTGGATACGATTTAATGGTTATAGGAATGCCAAAAACAATCGATAATGATTTATATGGAACAGATCACTCTCCCGGTTACGGTTCTGCATCTAAATATCTTGCTATTTCTATGCTTGAAGCAAGTATTGATACAAGAAGCATGTCAAAGGATTCGACAAAAATCTTTATTATGGAGACAATGGGAAGACATGCGGGATGGTTAGCAGCAGCTACTTCCCTTGCTAAATTAAATGGAGATTTTGGTCCTCAAATTATATTACTTCCTGAAAGAATTTTTGAAGAAGAAAATTTTTTAAGTAAAGTACAAAAAGAGATTGAAGGAAATGGGTACTGTTCTATAGCCGTTTCAGAAGGCATAAAATATAAAAGTGGGGCTTTTGTTTCTGATATGGGTTATACAGACAGTTTCGGAAATAGACAATTAGGTGACGTTGGTAGAGTAATTGCAAATATTATTCTTACGAGGCTTGGATTAAAGGTTCATGTTGCTATTCCAGATTATCTGCAAAGAAGCGGAGGTCATATAGTAAGTAAAACAGATCAGGAAGAAGCTATAAAAATAGGGGAAAAAGCTTTAGAATATGCTTTAAATGGTATAACGGGTTATATGGTAACAATAAATAGATTGTCTAATGATCCATATGAAGTGGAATATGGAAAGGTTCCATTATTTGAAGTTGCGAACAATACTAAATATTTACCTGAAGAATATATAAGTGATGATGGATATAACATGAATGAAAAATTCATAGAATATGCTAAGCCTTTAATATATGGAGAAAGCTATCCTGTTTATCAAAACGGTATACCTAAATATGTTTCTTTTCCCATAAAATAA
- a CDS encoding TetR/AcrR family transcriptional regulator — MKKSHSTRKNTLHKYTKLIDISKGELLNKGISQFNYERVILFSGLSKTTVYKKFGKKEDFIIFLIKSILDDFYVSFKEYVHKFTSFKEVIDFVSHLNFDIETILKDYPIDDFFQHSEITSYVNNYYYLTFGNVIIDKIKEFQKKGEVRNDIEAKYILEFLTSVTKGMGMMLKDHDSKDVLKNYTKLIESALSVKYE, encoded by the coding sequence ATGAAAAAATCGCATAGCACGCGAAAAAATACTTTACATAAATACACTAAACTTATAGATATTTCTAAAGGAGAATTACTTAATAAAGGTATTTCCCAGTTCAACTACGAAAGAGTCATTTTATTTTCAGGTTTAAGTAAAACTACTGTATATAAAAAATTTGGGAAAAAAGAAGATTTTATTATTTTTTTGATAAAGTCTATTTTAGATGACTTTTATGTTTCATTTAAAGAGTATGTTCATAAATTTACATCTTTCAAAGAAGTTATTGACTTTGTTTCACATTTGAATTTTGACATAGAAACAATTTTAAAAGATTATCCTATAGATGATTTTTTTCAACATTCCGAAATAACTTCATATGTAAATAATTATTATTATCTTACTTTTGGAAATGTTATAATAGACAAAATAAAAGAATTTCAAAAAAAAGGAGAAGTTAGGAATGACATAGAGGCAAAGTATATATTAGAATTTCTTACTTCAGTTACAAAAGGAATGGGAATGATGCTTAAAGATCATGATTCTAAAGATGTATTAAAAAATTATACAAAATTAATTGAGTCAGCATTATCAGTAAAATATGAGTGA
- a CDS encoding S41 family peptidase, with translation MHAQFNGYYRYPTIFNDQIAFVSEDDIWLITTKGSIARRLTTNLGEVSDLAFSEDGKWIAFTGRDEGVPDIYIIPSDGGTSKRLTFLGCNSKVVGWHNETVIFSTNYAQPFKRITELWEVAINDKTKLKKLEYGLATEISFGKDKGVVLGRKTGEPARWKNYRGGTAGEILIDVEGNFNFKKLINLKSNFANPMWIGDRIYFVSDHEDVANIFSCLVDGSDLKKHTHHNNYYVRNAKTDGENIVYHAGADIYVFNVKNNETKKIDIKYLSGLTQRNRKFVDPSEYFESFNVSKKGEKLLTTHRGKAYYYENWFGPVKQIGKAHGVRYRLSTYLNLKDEEKIVTISDENNEEHIEIHNLKESKTEILKIKDLDLGRVTKIIPNPNKEEILLTNQRNELILIDLDKKSKKEIDKSDIGPINGFAYSPDGRWITYSKYINRKQAAIMIYDKNEEKTHQVTEPVLLDVLPTFDPNGKYLYFLSYRTFNPVSDNLQFNFAFVKGVKPYLLTLKKDIPSPFQDEGEKDTSQESFDKRDENKENMKLKEIEIDFENITDRILQFPVSEERYLDIEAAQNKIFYTIASVKGELDNEEDIFKSLPSELTLKYYDLLDKEEKTFLEGVSEFKISNDTQKIAIRIGNDLRILSTSEPPASEEEKDETKKFNKKTGWIDLSRIKVEVDPLSEWKQMLCEAWRLQKFYFWNSENPKVNWDEILNKYIVLVDRIGSRTEFSDLIWEMQGELKTSHAYEVGGDYKPKPTYKIGYLGVDLEYDETENIYRITHILKGDPWDNKYKPPLIGPALDVKESDYIVSINGKDLKEKSFNELLVNYNNQFVEISTVHERKDTIIKKFVVKTLSDETPLRYREWVEKNKKYVHEKTNSKVGYVHIPDMEALGYSEFHRYYLNEIHRDALIVDVRFNSGGSVSSLILEKLNRKFIGYDFPKWMAPEQYQYDSVKGPIVAVTNEFAGSDGDIFSHSFKMMKLGKLIGKRTWGGVVGIWPRNPLVDFSITTQPEMAFWFKDVGWGIENYGTDPDIEVDIMPKDYKEMKDPQLDKAIEIILDELEKNSPMDPYDIKKF, from the coding sequence ATGCATGCTCAATTTAATGGTTATTATCGTTATCCAACAATTTTTAATGATCAAATCGCATTTGTTTCAGAAGATGATATTTGGTTAATAACTACAAAAGGTAGTATTGCCAGGAGACTAACTACAAATTTAGGGGAAGTTTCCGATTTGGCTTTTTCAGAAGACGGAAAATGGATAGCATTCACCGGAAGAGATGAAGGAGTACCAGATATTTACATAATCCCTTCCGACGGTGGAACTTCAAAAAGATTAACTTTTTTGGGATGTAATAGTAAAGTTGTTGGATGGCATAACGAAACAGTTATATTTTCAACTAACTATGCTCAACCATTCAAAAGAATAACTGAACTATGGGAAGTGGCTATAAATGATAAAACAAAACTAAAAAAATTAGAGTATGGACTTGCTACAGAAATATCGTTTGGCAAAGATAAAGGAGTTGTACTCGGTAGAAAAACTGGTGAACCCGCCAGATGGAAAAATTATAGAGGAGGTACTGCAGGTGAAATATTAATTGACGTAGAAGGAAACTTCAACTTTAAAAAATTAATTAACTTAAAATCTAACTTCGCTAATCCTATGTGGATAGGCGATAGAATTTATTTTGTCTCAGATCATGAAGATGTAGCAAACATTTTTTCTTGCTTAGTTGATGGAAGTGATCTAAAAAAACATACCCATCATAATAATTATTATGTAAGAAATGCAAAAACTGATGGAGAAAACATCGTATATCATGCCGGAGCAGATATTTATGTTTTTAATGTAAAAAATAACGAAACAAAAAAAATAGATATAAAATATTTAAGTGGTTTAACTCAGAGAAATAGAAAGTTCGTTGATCCATCAGAATATTTTGAAAGCTTCAATGTTTCTAAAAAAGGTGAAAAACTATTAACAACTCATCGAGGGAAAGCTTATTACTATGAAAATTGGTTTGGACCTGTAAAACAAATAGGAAAAGCACATGGGGTAAGATATCGCCTCTCCACCTATTTAAATTTGAAAGATGAAGAAAAAATTGTAACAATTAGTGATGAGAACAATGAAGAACATATAGAAATACATAATTTGAAAGAATCAAAAACAGAAATTTTAAAAATCAAAGATCTTGACTTAGGAAGAGTCACAAAAATAATTCCTAATCCTAATAAAGAAGAAATCCTTTTGACGAATCAAAGAAATGAATTAATACTTATTGATTTAGATAAAAAATCCAAAAAAGAAATAGACAAAAGTGATATAGGGCCAATTAATGGATTTGCATATTCTCCAGATGGAAGATGGATTACTTACTCTAAGTATATTAATAGGAAGCAAGCCGCAATCATGATATATGATAAAAATGAAGAAAAAACTCATCAGGTTACAGAACCTGTGTTATTAGATGTACTTCCCACTTTTGATCCAAATGGGAAATATTTATACTTTTTATCTTATAGGACTTTTAACCCAGTTAGTGATAATTTACAATTCAATTTTGCTTTCGTTAAAGGCGTTAAACCTTATTTACTTACTCTAAAAAAAGATATTCCTTCTCCTTTCCAAGATGAAGGAGAAAAGGATACCTCACAGGAAAGTTTTGACAAAAGAGATGAAAATAAAGAAAATATGAAGTTAAAAGAAATTGAAATTGATTTTGAGAACATAACTGATCGAATTCTTCAATTTCCAGTAAGTGAAGAAAGATATTTAGATATTGAAGCAGCCCAAAATAAGATTTTTTATACTATAGCTTCTGTTAAAGGAGAATTAGATAACGAAGAAGATATTTTTAAGAGCTTACCTTCAGAACTCACTTTGAAATATTATGATCTTTTAGATAAAGAAGAAAAAACCTTTCTTGAAGGAGTTTCAGAATTTAAAATCTCAAATGATACTCAGAAAATAGCAATTAGGATAGGAAATGATCTAAGAATTTTATCAACATCAGAACCGCCTGCTTCGGAAGAAGAAAAAGATGAGACAAAAAAGTTTAACAAAAAAACTGGGTGGATAGATCTTTCACGAATAAAGGTAGAAGTAGATCCCCTAAGTGAATGGAAACAAATGCTTTGCGAAGCATGGAGATTACAAAAGTTTTATTTTTGGAATAGTGAAAATCCAAAAGTTAATTGGGATGAAATTTTGAACAAGTATATTGTTTTAGTAGATAGAATAGGATCGAGAACCGAATTTTCAGACTTAATTTGGGAAATGCAAGGTGAATTAAAAACTTCACATGCTTACGAAGTTGGAGGGGATTACAAGCCAAAACCAACTTATAAAATTGGTTATTTAGGAGTTGACTTAGAATACGATGAAACTGAAAATATCTATCGAATAACTCACATATTGAAAGGAGATCCTTGGGATAACAAATATAAGCCTCCATTAATTGGCCCAGCATTAGATGTAAAAGAAAGCGATTACATTGTTTCTATAAATGGTAAAGATCTGAAAGAAAAATCATTTAATGAATTATTGGTAAATTACAATAATCAGTTCGTAGAAATATCTACAGTACATGAAAGAAAAGATACTATAATAAAAAAGTTTGTAGTAAAAACTTTGTCCGATGAAACTCCTTTACGATATAGAGAATGGGTCGAAAAAAATAAGAAATATGTTCATGAAAAAACAAATTCAAAAGTTGGATATGTGCATATTCCAGATATGGAAGCTTTAGGCTATTCTGAATTTCATAGATATTACTTAAATGAAATTCATCGGGATGCCTTAATAGTAGATGTTAGGTTTAATTCAGGCGGAAGTGTCTCTTCGCTAATCTTAGAAAAATTAAATAGGAAATTCATTGGTTATGATTTTCCGAAATGGATGGCCCCAGAACAATATCAATACGACTCAGTAAAAGGCCCTATAGTAGCTGTAACTAACGAATTTGCTGGTTCCGATGGAGATATATTCAGCCATTCATTCAAAATGATGAAGTTGGGAAAGTTGATAGGGAAAAGAACTTGGGGCGGAGTAGTAGGTATTTGGCCAAGAAATCCTTTGGTAGATTTTTCAATAACAACTCAACCAGAAATGGCTTTTTGGTTTAAAGATGTGGGTTGGGGAATAGAAAATTATGGTACCGATCCTGATATAGAAGTAGATATAATGCCTAAGGATTATAAAGAAATGAAAGATCCACAACTAGATAAAGCAATAGAAATTATTTTAGATGAATTAGAAAAAAATTCACCTATGGATCCATACGACATAAAAAAATTTTAA
- a CDS encoding D-alanyl-D-alanine carboxypeptidase/D-alanyl-D-alanine-endopeptidase yields MSSRVPIIREEDLSEKIEVLQPSKTSQPTEIQEPPITTPPSIFSPVIQISEKNKNDVITMLDSFNGFVGFELRDLNSNQILIEYNSQKLFVPASLSKLFTALVALESLGNNYRFETHVYITGDITPNFMGNIYIKGFGDPVLTSVQYKEILKKITIEKGINKIYGDIIFDYSFLKEEGFGRGWMWDDPQPQIASLNIWQTNYESFKYKTDLEIKDYITYLTTIYLQELGITFYGEIKYEKVPVNSNLIYTHYSPPLIDITKQMLETSDNQIAEQLFRNLGSIYGEGTIDSSENHYKNVIEKTLGYQSDKYIIKDGCGLSMYNLTSPKMVNDTIFYLYKKYDDKFLDLLASPYEESTIKNRFSFEIWAKTGTLYYDSAISGILKTKKGNSYLFTLMENNFAFNNRRAKEFENSIIQYIYENL; encoded by the coding sequence GTGTCAAGTCGAGTTCCTATTATAAGAGAAGAAGATCTCAGTGAGAAAATCGAAGTTTTACAACCTTCTAAAACTTCTCAACCTACAGAAATTCAAGAACCACCAATTACTACACCCCCTTCTATTTTCTCCCCGGTTATTCAAATCTCTGAAAAAAACAAAAATGATGTTATTACCATGCTTGACTCTTTCAATGGATTTGTTGGATTTGAATTAAGAGATTTGAATTCAAATCAAATACTAATTGAATACAACTCTCAAAAATTATTCGTGCCAGCTTCTTTATCAAAACTATTTACTGCCTTAGTTGCTTTAGAAAGTTTAGGAAATAATTATAGGTTTGAAACACATGTGTATATAACTGGAGATATAACTCCCAATTTTATGGGCAATATTTATATAAAAGGATTTGGGGACCCTGTTTTAACCTCTGTTCAATACAAAGAAATTTTAAAAAAAATAACTATTGAAAAGGGGATAAATAAAATATATGGAGATATTATTTTTGATTATTCATTTTTAAAAGAGGAAGGTTTCGGAAGAGGCTGGATGTGGGATGATCCTCAGCCTCAAATAGCATCCTTAAATATTTGGCAAACAAATTATGAATCTTTCAAATATAAAACAGATCTTGAAATAAAAGACTATATTACATATTTGACTACTATATATCTACAAGAATTAGGAATAACGTTCTATGGAGAAATCAAATATGAAAAAGTACCGGTCAATTCTAATCTGATATATACTCATTATTCACCACCCCTTATTGATATTACCAAACAAATGTTAGAAACAAGCGATAACCAAATAGCCGAACAGCTCTTTAGAAATTTAGGATCTATTTATGGAGAAGGCACAATTGATTCTTCGGAGAATCATTATAAGAATGTTATAGAAAAAACTTTAGGATATCAGTCAGATAAATATATCATAAAAGATGGTTGTGGATTGTCTATGTACAATCTAACTTCTCCTAAAATGGTAAATGATACAATTTTTTATCTGTATAAAAAATATGATGATAAGTTTTTAGATCTTTTAGCTTCTCCATACGAAGAAAGCACTATAAAAAATCGATTTAGTTTTGAAATATGGGCAAAAACGGGAACTCTATACTACGATTCAGCAATTTCTGGCATTCTAAAAACAAAGAAAGGCAATTCTTATTTATTTACTTTAATGGAAAATAATTTTGCTTTTAATAATAGAAGGGCAAAAGAATTTGAAAATTCTATAATCCAATACATATATGAAAATCTATGA
- a CDS encoding ABC transporter ATP-binding protein has product MAEVLLEKINKVYPNGFHAVKDAEFIIEDKEFLVLLGPSGCGKTTTLRMIAGLEDITSGTIKIDGKVVNDVEPKDRDIAMVFQNYALYPHMTVYDNMAFGLKLRKTPKDEIEKRVREAAKILGIEHLLDRKPKQLSGGQRQRVAVGRAIVRDPKVFLFDEPLSNLDAKLRVQMRAELKKLQKRLEATVAYVTHDQVEAMTMADKIVIMNEGIIQQIGGPFEVYNNPKTIFVAGFIGTPPMNFLNVKVVRENGIWLKEEGIAIKVPDNRASLLESYVDKEVVLGVRPEDLYDKSISSSANEGNVLNSVVDVVEPLGSETLLHLAIGNQAITAKVSPQTRAEAGQKFEVVVDLEMIHVFDKETEQAIF; this is encoded by the coding sequence ATGGCAGAAGTTTTATTAGAAAAAATAAATAAAGTATATCCGAATGGTTTTCATGCAGTTAAAGATGCTGAATTTATTATTGAGGATAAAGAATTTTTAGTATTGTTAGGTCCATCAGGATGTGGTAAAACAACAACACTAAGAATGATTGCAGGATTGGAAGATATAACATCAGGAACTATAAAGATAGATGGAAAAGTTGTAAATGATGTTGAACCAAAAGATAGAGATATTGCTATGGTTTTCCAAAACTATGCGTTATATCCTCACATGACTGTTTATGATAATATGGCTTTTGGTTTAAAATTAAGAAAAACCCCTAAGGACGAAATAGAAAAAAGAGTAAGAGAAGCTGCAAAGATTTTAGGGATAGAACATTTGCTTGATAGAAAACCCAAACAACTTTCAGGTGGTCAAAGACAGAGAGTTGCTGTTGGTAGGGCTATTGTTAGGGATCCTAAGGTTTTCTTATTTGACGAGCCTCTTTCTAACTTAGATGCAAAGCTAAGAGTTCAAATGAGAGCAGAACTTAAAAAGTTGCAAAAAAGATTAGAAGCAACAGTTGCCTATGTTACACACGATCAGGTTGAAGCTATGACAATGGCGGATAAGATAGTTATAATGAATGAAGGAATAATTCAACAAATTGGTGGTCCGTTTGAAGTTTATAATAATCCCAAAACTATTTTTGTTGCTGGGTTTATTGGAACACCTCCTATGAACTTTTTGAACGTAAAAGTTGTTAGAGAAAATGGCATTTGGTTAAAAGAAGAGGGTATTGCTATAAAAGTTCCAGATAATAGAGCATCTCTTTTAGAAAGTTATGTAGATAAAGAAGTTGTTCTTGGCGTTAGACCAGAAGATTTATATGATAAATCAATTTCGAGCAGTGCAAATGAAGGTAATGTGCTTAACTCTGTTGTAGATGTTGTTGAACCGTTAGGGAGCGAAACATTGCTGCATTTGGCTATTGGTAATCAAGCGATAACAGCTAAAGTTAGTCCACAAACACGTGCGGAAGCAGGTCAAAAATTTGAAGTAGTTGTTGATTTAGAAATGATTCATGTTTTTGATAAGGAAACCGAACAAGCTATATTTTAA
- the cas6 gene encoding CRISPR-associated endoribonuclease Cas6 — translation MIIKLVFGPINEEEIDLPVHYNRPLQGLFYSLMSEEMPGYHDIGTKAEDKKLKLFTFSRIYPSGPFKVQEKRMRFKGLFTIFFASPIEELVDSVLNSLNEQKIFRIEKNSFTLVKCEKVKAFVKEKILVKTLSPITVYSTILLPNGKRYTHYFSPYSSDFKKLIEENLKRKSSALKLPIRDSHFSIEPYGITEKNEKLLFYKDIIIKGWTGYFILKGDKKLIELALNSGLGAKNAQGFGMVMSVKKNIVEEENLNYFQNYKTVQMV, via the coding sequence TTGATAATTAAACTCGTTTTTGGGCCTATTAACGAAGAAGAAATAGATTTGCCAGTTCATTACAATAGGCCATTGCAAGGATTATTTTATAGCTTAATGTCAGAAGAGATGCCAGGCTATCATGATATAGGTACCAAAGCCGAAGATAAAAAATTAAAACTTTTCACTTTTTCACGTATTTATCCCTCTGGCCCTTTTAAGGTTCAAGAAAAAAGGATGAGATTTAAAGGACTTTTTACGATCTTTTTTGCTTCACCTATTGAAGAATTGGTTGATTCGGTTTTAAATAGTCTTAACGAACAAAAAATTTTTAGGATAGAAAAAAATAGTTTTACTTTAGTAAAGTGTGAGAAAGTAAAAGCTTTTGTTAAAGAAAAAATATTAGTAAAAACGTTGTCTCCTATAACTGTTTATTCGACTATATTATTACCTAATGGTAAAAGGTATACTCATTATTTTTCTCCTTATTCGTCTGATTTTAAAAAGCTTATAGAAGAAAATCTTAAGAGAAAGTCTTCGGCTTTAAAATTGCCAATTAGAGATTCACATTTTTCTATAGAACCTTATGGAATAACAGAAAAAAATGAAAAACTTTTATTTTATAAAGATATCATAATAAAAGGTTGGACGGGATATTTTATTTTAAAAGGTGACAAAAAATTAATAGAATTAGCTTTGAATTCAGGGTTAGGAGCTAAAAATGCCCAAGGTTTTGGAATGGTTATGTCTGTGAAAAAAAATATAGTAGAGGAAGAAAATTTAAATTACTTTCAAAATTATAAAACAGTTCAAATGGTTTAG
- a CDS encoding type II toxin-antitoxin system prevent-host-death family antitoxin produces the protein MELKDSVFYNLADAKAKFSQVVDQTKDKDVIITKNGVPISVMINYNKFIHLMEFIDEIRDISLFDLEDVEKFKDIKAFFKNFDA, from the coding sequence ATGGAATTGAAAGATTCTGTATTTTATAATTTAGCGGATGCAAAAGCGAAATTTTCTCAAGTTGTCGACCAAACAAAGGATAAAGATGTAATTATAACAAAAAATGGTGTTCCTATAAGTGTAATGATAAATTATAATAAGTTTATTCATTTAATGGAATTTATTGATGAAATAAGAGATATATCGCTTTTTGATTTAGAAGATGTGGAGAAATTTAAAGATATTAAAGCCTTTTTCAAAAATTTTGATGCTTAA